The Dehalococcoidia bacterium DNA segment AAGAGGAGAAGAATTTTTAACAAATATTGATCTTAATGAATCTAACACCTGCTTGATAGTTTCTCATGGAGGATTTATGAGAACACTTATACCACTAATTATGGGACTGCCTAGAAAAAGTATGCTAAATTTTCAATTTGATAATTGCTCAATATCTGAACTCAATTTCCCAAAAAAAGATCGTGTGCCTATCTTGCATAAAATAAATTATATAGATCACCTCATCTAAAAAGATTTATTATATAAATAATGTTAAGATGATTAAAGATAAATTTTTATTTCTAAATATAATATGGTCCAAAAAAAATCTAAAAAAAACATTTCAGAAGAAACTGAAATCGAGCTCCCCAAGGAATGCTTGAAGGTAAAAGAAGGCGTAGCTTGTCACTGGGTTATTGATCCACCTAATGGCCCTGTATCAACTGGAAAATGTAAGAGATGTGGAGCATCTAAAGAGTTTAAGAATTCAGTGGAATTTTCTTCTTGGTATGGATCAAAATCTGATTTTGATAAAAAGAAATCTGGGAAAAAATAACTTTTTATGGATTTAGGTCTAAAAAATAAAAATGCCCTTATTACAGGTGGATCTAGAGGTTTAGGACTTTCATCAGCCATTTCTCTTGCTAAAGAAGGAGTCAATCTACATATTTGTGCAAGATCTAGAGAAGATTTACTAAAAGCAAAAAAAATGCTTAGTAAATTTAAAGTAAAAGTTCAATTATCTGAAATTGATCTTTCATCAGAAAATTCTATTCAAAATTTGTATGATCAATCATTAAGTGAATTCCAAAAAATTGATATTTTAGTTAATAATGTTGGGGGAAGCCTAGGAACAAAGTCATTAATAAGTTCTTCCATTGAAGATTTTCAAAAAGTAATGGATATTAACACATGGGCTGCAATCAGATTAACAAAATTATTTACTCCCATAATGATTCAAAATAAATGGGGAAGAGTTATTAACATTGCTTCAATATATGGAAGAGAATTAGGTGGATCAGCACCATATATGGCGGCAAAAGCAGCATTAATAGCTGCAACTAAACATACTGCAATAGACCTAGCAAAGACAGGAGTTACTGCAAATTGTATAGCTCCCGGATCTATAAAGCACGAAAAAGGAAGTTGGGAAAAATTTGTTTCTAGCAGTTCAAAAGAGGCTGTAGATGATTTTATAAAGAACAATTTACCAATGGGTAAATTTGGATATCCTGAAGCTGTAGGAGACACCGTGGCTTTCCTAGCATCAAATAATGCTAGGATGATTCTAGGCACATGTCTAAATGTAGATGGCGGACAATCTAATAGCCTGTTTTAAGAAATCTTTATTATGATATCTCTACTGAAGCACCAGAAGCTTCAACCTTGGTCTTAATTTCCTCTGATTCTTCTTTAGAAACTTCTTCTTTAATAGGCTTTGGAGCAGATTCAACAAGATCTTTTGCTTCCTTTAATCCTAATGAAGTTACTTCTCTTACAGCCTTAATTACAGCTATTTTATTAGCTCCAACATCTTTTAATGTAACAGTAAATTCTGTTTTTGCTTCTCCAGCAGCAGGTGCATCACCTGATTCACCT contains these protein-coding regions:
- a CDS encoding SDR family oxidoreductase; the encoded protein is MDLGLKNKNALITGGSRGLGLSSAISLAKEGVNLHICARSREDLLKAKKMLSKFKVKVQLSEIDLSSENSIQNLYDQSLSEFQKIDILVNNVGGSLGTKSLISSSIEDFQKVMDINTWAAIRLTKLFTPIMIQNKWGRVINIASIYGRELGGSAPYMAAKAALIAATKHTAIDLAKTGVTANCIAPGSIKHEKGSWEKFVSSSSKEAVDDFIKNNLPMGKFGYPEAVGDTVAFLASNNARMILGTCLNVDGGQSNSLF
- the rplL gene encoding 50S ribosomal protein L7/L12, which translates into the protein MALSKEELIEEIKQMSVIDLSEVVKALEEEFGVSAAAPVAVAAAPSGGESGDAPAAGEAKTEFTVTLKDVGANKIAVIKAVREVTSLGLKEAKDLVESAPKPIKEEVSKEESEEIKTKVEASGASVEIS